A region of the Ranitomeya variabilis isolate aRanVar5 chromosome 5, aRanVar5.hap1, whole genome shotgun sequence genome:
ctagccaccgtgacaaccccaggactgagacctagaggcccggctccgggtacccctcggccctgcggcggtgtgggggggggggcgctccaaaggcattgaagctatggactggcccactcgttccccagatctgaatccgattgaacacatctggaacatcatgtctcgctccatccaccaatgtcacgttgcaccacagactgtccaggagttggcggatgctttagtccaagtctgggaggagatctctcaggagaccatccgccgcctcatcaggagcatgcccaggtgttgtagggaggtcatacaggcacatggaggccacacacactactgagcatcattttcttgccttgaggcatttctactgaagttggatcagcctgtaacttcattttccactttgattttgagcatcattccaactccagacctccgtgagatattagttgtgatttatgttgataattgttaggttttattgttctcaacacattccactatgtaatgaataaagatttacaactggaatatttcattcagtgatatctagggtgtGGGATTCTACtgttccctttattcttttgagcattgtgtgtatatatatataataactgtATGATTTTTAGAGGACCAGCTGATTAAACTCTCATGGAACCAAAAAGTGGGATATATGATTGGAGCTGTAGTGAGCACTCACTCATATAAACAGTGAATGAAGCAGTggccgcacatgctcactaccactcCCCACCCTTGTGATTATGAATGGGGCTGGAATGGAACTGAACTGAAGCTCCAGAAATGATATATAAACAAAAGTAGTTTAAATATGATATTACTCTTTTAAAGAGGACCGGTCACTGGATTTTTCTTTATTTAAAACTTTGTACCTCTTGCTTCACGGATTCTGGaagagtttttctttttcttcgttCCATAGTTATACCCCCTCCCCCAGTAATAATGGTGCTCAGGGGTGTTTGCTTTTTCTCCTCTGATGTTGGCCAATGAAACCACAGCCACGCCCACGAAGATCAGGGATAAGTCCAgtgaaaatttgcacaattatttcCGAGGGCCATAACTTTGGAACTGAGGGGCACAGAATAAAAGGaacaactgttccagaatcagtggaacagAAGCAATTAGAGGGAGGACTCCAGTGAAAGGTTTTCTTTGACTCCTTGACATTGTTACTCACCAGGTTTGATTGTCACCTCCTGTTGTGACTGGGCTTCCCCGTGTGTGTTTCTGGCCACGCAGGTGTATGTTCCATTATGGGTGAATGCTGCTGTGAGGATGATGATTGAGCTTCTTTCTGGGGAGTATGTGACCTCTGCATTTTCGGGGATCTGCCAGCTGTATGTCGGAGCCGGGAACCCATCCGCCTCGCATGTGATGTTTAGTGGATTTCCTGCTTGAATCGTTGCATTGGGTGAAACATACACAATTGGACCCGATGGTGCATCTGAATAAAGAAAAACATAATATTTccaaaatttttatgaaaaatgcagaaaatacaTCCCCGGAGAACGAGGGAGAAAGTATTAGGAGAAGAAGACATAGAGCAGATATTATAACCCCAATAAGAGACATTGCCCGAGTTATAAATATGACAAGAATTTGTAGAAAACAAGAGTACTGTATAAATTAGGGAGACTATAGGCAATGCTtgctgggaaaaaaaatgcaaaacagttCTTCTCGACTCTACATCGCCACCTATGGGAAGGAGAAAGCTGTTTATCTGTGAatttataattttttatatttttttggctTTTATCCGCTATAGGTCAACCTGGGTAATAATGCTACTAAATGTATACCCAATTATCTATTAGGCAGAGTCGACAGCGGGCACAAAAACATGTCATAGCCTTGAGGACCCAGCGTACCCATGCATTATATTGCATCATGTAAAGCGTCATTTCCTATTTGGTGGCTGCAGAAAATAAACTTGTCAGTGATCAGATTACAGATATTTGTTGGCAGTCTCGGAATTAAGATGACCTTATTTTTGCGCGAGATAGCTGCACGTTTTTCCTACAGCTCCAACTAGTGGAGAAATGAGGTATTACATGGCATCCATTGAAAAGAAGCTTTTCAGAAGCTTCTCTCCGTCCTGCAGCTGATGACTCATGAAAAAGGTAATTACTGTACATATTGGTAACCTTGTATGTTCCAGCTGTCGTGAAACTACAAGTATCAGCACATTGTTCTATGCCCTATAGtcatggtcatagcagcagacttaCATTGCACTGTGACGTCGACAGCTTTCCACCTGTCTCCTTTGATGTTTGCTGCCTGACAGTTATAAAGCCCGGACATGTCTCTCGTCACCGTACCCGAGTCACTGATATTGTGTTCACCACTATAGCATTTTACTGTCGGCTCTGGGTTTCCGTCAGCCCGACATGAAAAAGGTCTGTTTCCTTCTACCAGAAGTAAAGTTGAGGGACATAATGTTTCAGTGAAATCTGGGGGGTCTAAAATGAAAAAGAAAGAAATATATAGCAAATTATTTATGGCCGACACACCATATGACCTTCTTAGTATGTCTGGAATCTTGTTGTTATGTCGTAATGTCAAACAATCACACATACTCATGAAATCTCCACAGACGAAAAATATCTATCTCCTATATCTATTGTAAGGGAAAACTCTTATTAGGGCTTCCATGGACAGATTTTGCTCAAGCCCTCTGtgcagggatctggacttacaacAGGGTCCCCAAGGTTGCACCCAGGAGTGGCTGCCGGCTCCTGGGTTACATCCACAGAGTGGCTGCCGGCTCCTGGGTTACATCCACAGAGTGGCTGCTGGAGTGAGCTTGCAAAAGAGAGTTGACAAGTCTTGTTAAAACCAGAGATGGAAGATACCGAACAAAGTCAAGGACGAGATCAGGAGATAGCTGAGGTCAGAGCCGGAAGGACAGGGGCAGAAGCAGAATCATCAGAAAAATGGAAGGTTAAACTAGTGCAGGGTCAGCAATGGGTATCAGACAAGCCAGGCCGAGTAGCAGGGTATCACAATAAAACATATCGGAGTCagtgctagagatgagcgaatatgtttggaaaacgatTGCCATTTGCCATAATCGTGCCATATTAGTACTATATGCAGGGACGTATTTATGGTTCATGATCGTTTCCGAACATATCCAATGGCGAATATTACAAATGCGGCGATGgtaatccgaaccgaatattgaaatattccctcatctCTAGTCAGTACCTATAACTGGCAAATCCTAGCAAACTGCTGGGAGTTtaaataaggtgtggctcttcccaAATCTCACAGCGGAAAGCCACTTATACCTGCCCTGTAGCAGCGCAAGTCCCAACCACACTAATATGTTTGGTGCCACCTAATGATCGATGCAAAGGTTGTAGGAGCAGGTTCAGATAAGGATGTAACATCGATCTACTATCAGGGGTCTACATTTACACCTTTAAAATGATTTCTATAAACTCCAGGATTTGGTAAAGTCTTCACGCTCGTCTTTTGTGGTTGAAACCTCAAATATGGCTACAAACCACTTACAGTGTACTTCTAGGCTCTGTGTAGAGGATTGGGATATGCTTGGATTTCCAGTAATATGTGCCATGCAGGTGATGGATACTCTCGGAGTCCTCCGACTTGCAGTGAAAGTGTAGATGACCGTAGAGTTCTCAACCGACAGCTCTTCTCTACCATCCACAATGATGGATAGAACATAACCCACTGGATATTCATTAGTTATATTACAGGAAGCAGTCACCTTCTGATCCAGGTCTACAATGTTGCTGGATAGATCAAAAATAATGGCAGGATACTCTGAAAGGAAGATTGAAAAAGTGTTACTATGAGTACAGGCAGCATCGGACACCTACTGCCATTCTAATGGCACCATAATTAGGCTAGAGTGTATCCAAAGAGGGCAAGTACTACTACCATTTTTCACCATGACACCATGGCCACATTGTAATATGGGGTTGGTTGGACACCAGTGTAATCCGTCTCACAATATTGTCAGTAGATTGTCTTTGCCTTATGGGCTTCTCCCATCCGGGACATTTATGGTGGATCGTtcagatctatctatatatataattgtctaagagtctgtttgtctgtaaccgaaatcccgtgtcactgattggtcgcgcccggccggcctcgaccaatcggcgttcataaataaactacatacatatactagaacaagaataacatggaggacagtgtgtgagggagagaataacatggagaacagtgtgcgaggaagagaataacatggaagtaagtctgtgagggagagaataacatggaggtcagtctgtgagggatataataacatggaggtcagtctgtgagggagagagtaacatggaggacagtgggtgaaggagagaataacatggaggacagtgtgtgagggagagaataacatggaggtcagtctgtgagggagagaataacatggaggtcagtctgtgagggagagagtaacatggaggacagtgtgtgaaggagagaataacatggaggtcagtctgtgagggagagaataacatggaggacagtgtgtgagggagagaataacatgaaagacagtgtgtgagggagagaataacatgaaagacagtgtgtgggggagagaacaacatggaggacagtgtgtgagggagagaacaacatggaggacagtgtaagggagagaataaaaattttccccgtTTTAAGTTTAtcgtggtaaaataaatggtgtctttgaaaactataagtcatcctgtagaaaacaagctgtcatacagcaatAGATGActaaaagttttgactcttaaaataaagacaggagaaatacaatggcagtgtgtccaatgggttaaaacatcaatgtaagcaccaatgtttatatgaatactagatggtggcccgattctaataccgcatcgggtatctactatataatcctctaattctgtctgtttgtccgaAACGGAAATCCCGcgacgctgattggtctcgccagctgcccgcgaccaatcagcaacaggtgcagtccagctgcgaattggcaagggattttaaccacgcttcgctgatcggaagaagtgatattggcgcgggatttaaacaccgcttcactgataatgtatatattttacccagaaaatcctgtgtattcattgtattattcttaaatcttcataaataaactacatacatattctagaatacccgatgcgttagaatcgggccaccatctagtaagtaaTAAATACTCCATAGGTGTGAGTACTACAAGTGGGGCCTACATCTATCTTGAGATCATGGGCCTCGTCAAGCATTGCCAGGAATGGATTGGTGGCAGCCCATGCGGCAAGAGGCCTCTGCAATTTTAAGAGTTCtggtagaaaggaattgagggagcCACCTCTCCATTCTTAACACTGCACTATTTGGTCCAATTCTCGAGATACAGTCACAAATCAAAATTACTGAGCCCCCATTGTAAATCCGGTTCATTAGCAACATttctaaactttttattttttataatacgTCAAGTAAACAAGAACTATTTAACTAACACAACTAATATTACAAGTGGTTTCTCTAAATTCAGCACAATTTTACAGACAATTGCAGTCTCAGAAAGATTCAACTCCCTCAATTGAGCACCTCATGAGGGTTGTCTCAAGAGCACCTGACTAATAATCAAGGATACATCAGCTGTTACTTCTTGAGATAAAACACAACAAATAATTTGGTAATAAATACTTGGACTGACTAGGGCTTTGGATAAAACATGTCAAATATCTGGACTGGCTAGGGTTTTGGATAAAACACATCAAATACCTGGACTGACTAGGGCTTTAGATAAAACACGTCAAATATCTGGACTGACTAGGGCTTTGGATAAAACACGTCAAATACTTGGACTGGCTAGGGCTTTGGATAAAACACATCCAATACCTGGACTGGCTAGGGCTTTGGCTAATACACATCATATACCTGGACTGGCTAGGGCTTTGGCTAATACACATCATATACCTGGACTGACTAGGGCTTTAGATAAAACACGTCAAATATCTGGACTGACTAGGGCTTTGGATAAAACACGTCAAATACTTGGACTGGCTAGGGCTTTGGATAAAACACATCCAATACCTGGACTGGCTAGGGCTTTGGCTAATACACATCATATACCTGGACTGGCTAGGGCTTTGAATAAAACACGTCAAATATCTGGACTGACTAGGGCATTGGATAAAACACGTCAAATACTTGGACTGGCTAGGGCTTTGGATAAAACACATCCAATACCTGGACTGGCTAGGGCTTTGGGTAAAACAAATCATATACCTGGAGTGACTAGGGCTTTGGGTAAAATGCATCAAGTACCTGGACTGGCTAGGGATTTGGATAAAACACATCACATACCTGGACTGGCTAGGGCTTTGGATAAAACACATCATATACCTGGACTGACTAGGACTTTGGATAAAACACATCACATACCTGGACTGACTAGGGCTTTGGGTTTAACACATCATATACCTGGACTGGCTAGGGCTTTGGATAAAACACATCAAATACCTGGACTGACTAGGGCTTTGGATAAAACACATCACATACCTGGACTGGCTAGGGCTTTGGATAAAACACATCACATACCTGGACTGGCTAGGGCTTTGGGTAAAACACATCACATACCAGGACTGACTAGGGCTTTGGGTAAAACACATCATATACCTGGACTGGCTAGGGCTTTGGCCTATACACATCATATACCTGGACTGGCTAGGGCTTTGGATAAAGCACATCACATACCTGGACTGGCTAGGGCTTTGGGTAAAATACATCAAATACCTGGACTGGCTAGGGCTTTGGGTAAAACACATCATATACCTGGACTGGCTAGGGCTTTGGCTAATACACATCATATACCTGGACTGGCTAGGGCTTTGGCTAATACACATCATATACCTGGACTGGCTTTGAGTCTTCTATATGGCTGGACTTACCATAAATATTAACTTCCACTGTTGAGTCCCGTATCAATGTAAATAAGTTAGATTCACATCTGATGGTCTTCAGTCCCAGACTTGAATCAGTGGTATTCAGCTCAGCCGTGCCATTTATGCTTCCTTTATTGGTCTGGGCAATGACGACATCAAGTTGGGTGTCATCAAAGAGCATCTTCAAGTTCACGTTTTCAGGGGGAAATGCATTGGCAATCTGACACTCCACCGAAGGCAAGGTCCCTCTCTTTATCCATTTCTGCACAGATATAACAGGGCTTTCTGGCAATGCTGATATTATAATAAAAAGATATATTAATTCAAGGTAGATGACTCAAAAATATCAAACACCTTGCTGCTGTATATATAGTGAGATTACACGTAATAAGATTTTTTATAAAATTTTAGGATCttttatttaattaaataaaaatCCAAATTCTCTCTTCTTCACCAATCTATATGGTAACATGATAAAATTGTACCTGCAGCTTCCACCGGGGGGAGCTCACAGCATAGGGATTTTTACATATCTGATTGTCACAACAAGACCTTCATATGCAATGGACACCACCCCTAGTGGTAGCAAGTAGAATTACATGCTTTACTAGATTTATTTTTTCCTAAACCACGCCAGGTGCAAGGAACTCACCAAGGGCGCCCCTTGTGTGGAGTGGACCAGGTAGGCCAAAAATATGCAAAACTCATCAAAGAGATGCATTATGAGAGCCCAGACCAATTTGAAACCTCAGAAGGCTGCGGTTCACTTATTGCACACGTGTAATATAACATACCGTAGGTCTGTACAGTGAGCTCCGGGGACTTGACTCTTTTGGTTTCTGACCCGAGTTGTAGGACGGCCTCACAGGTGAAGTTCTCACGGTTGTCTCTGCGGCTAGCCTGGAATGTGTAGACGTGACTCACTGTCCGTTTGTCCACCACATGCGGTCCATTATACGACATACTGTCGATGACCTCCTCTCCCCTGAAGACGTTTATGGTAAGATACTCCAAAGGAGCAACTTCATGGACTGTACAGTTGATCGTATATTCTTCTCCTTCTTCTACTTCACTCACCATCTCTATAGTGACATTGGACGGCAAAGCTGCAACgacattaattttttttaatatatttttttagttgGTAAAAAGCGACGAGAAAACCCAAAGGGGCTCCCAAAAAAAAGGAATAATTTTTCCAATTTATTATGCCTGCCATTTTATACGCTATCTTTACATAATCAAGGATGCAAGGATGGGATAAACGTGTTAATATGAAGCACCAGTCTCAATAAACTGACACCATAGTGTTTTCCTAAACTCCTCAGTGGGGGGAACTTTCCACATAGAGACTTTTATGGCTGCCATTGAATTTAAATGGGGTTCACCGACCCAATAATATATATAAAACAGGCTcaaaatttagtaaaaaaaaatgctacTCAATACACTGATTTCCACCACTCACTTTACAAAGATTTCTGGGTCCCCTGCTGGATCCAGCTTCCTTTTCACATTGGAAATCATTTGTTTGGCGCTAGGTCCTGCCTATATTAAGACCCCAAAATGATGATGATCTCCTCTAGAGATAAGTTCTTAAATCAAGACCCCCCATTATTAGCCAGAGAGAAGATCAGCTACAGAAAAAGCTTTTATTCTTGGAGGACCCAACATGCGTAATGCTTCATTTATCCTGCggtggtgctgcagggaaattgagcACTTACTTTCTAGGTTTTATTGCAGGAGATCCTTATAGGGGGATATACTTCTTTTAGCAAAAATGGATAATCCCTTTAACACCCTGATTTTGGCCTCTGATACGTAACATGCTACTTACCGTACGCCAATACTGAGGTGGCACTTGTTGATTCTTTTCCATCACCAATGTAAAGGCAAAATAATGTTGAGTTCTCCCAGTCATCTACAATAACTTCTGCTGCCACCCAGTTGGCCCCTCGTGCGATATCGATCCTCCTTAATCTGGTTTCGTAGAATGTTTTGTTGGGAGCGGAAGTCGAGCAGTTTAGCCAAACGGATTCATTAAATGGGACGAACAGCTGAGAGCTGTGGGCTTTGACCTCCACCAAGTCCTCAGATCTCACTGCAAAAGAAATCACAAGGTATAAAGGACTAATATGACCATCTTCACATACCTTCCATTATAAGAATTATCATTAAAATTATCTGCCCCCCCTGGGTGACATGTGTATTTCTAACATACGATATATTCATAGATGTTTGAAGGCCTCAGGTTTATATTAGTAAGAGGGGTACATGGGAAGGACAACTTTGGGCGGTCTTTTTCAGGGTCCTCCTTAGGCATTGGTATGGAGGAGCTGTCCCAGTCGCCCGTATTTTGTTGTTGACTCGTTTCATAATAAAAACAAAGCACAAGTTATATTTGTGACGGGTCGTGTGACGGCGAGGCAGAGACTCAAATAACCTTTATTGGGAGAATATGCCACCAAATATTGATACGATTCCCCAACATGGTCACAACAAAAGGAACAAATCTCGGGACACCACCCGGTAATCTGAAACCAAGGAGATTAAAAAAACAATAGACCTTAAAATAGCTCCCCAAATCCAGCAGGGTAACCAAAGTAGGTGACGACAGAATACCAAGTGGAGGAGGATCCCCAGTCTCTAATAGTCCAAGGATCTGGCCAACCTTCCATGACACAGCACCAACTACAACCCCCAAATGTGTGTTTTTCTATTTCTACCTGCCTCTTGGGATCAACCCCCTGGTTGGGCAGAGGTACTCACACCCCAGCCCCTTAACCATTGGGTACTTTTAATTCAAAGAATGCTTAGTAGGTCCTTCAAGTCCAGTCTGCAGGGTTGTGTATCAGGGAAGCCCCCTGCAGAGAAGAATGAAGACAGACATGCTCTCCACCAGATGCAGGACAGGGAACACTAATGGAGGCCTCATCACAATATGGTCCAAGGAGGTTGACTGGGGGTGACGCACTGATATAATATTTAGGGGTCATCGTataaatccttctgacttttgatcAGTACACCAACCCATG
Encoded here:
- the LOC143774449 gene encoding intercellular adhesion molecule 5-like, producing the protein MKTCQILFALVSASLIYQVRSEDLVEVKAHSSQLFVPFNESVWLNCSTSAPNKTFYETRLRRIDIARGANWVAAEVIVDDWENSTLFCLYIGDGKESTSATSVLAYALPSNVTIEMVSEVEEGEEYTINCTVHEVAPLEYLTINVFRGEEVIDSMSYNGPHVVDKRTVSHVYTFQASRRDNRENFTCEAVLQLGSETKRVKSPELTVQTYALPESPVISVQKWIKRGTLPSVECQIANAFPPENVNLKMLFDDTQLDVVIAQTNKGSINGTAELNTTDSSLGLKTIRCESNLFTLIRDSTVEVNIYEYPAIIFDLSSNIVDLDQKVTASCNITNEYPVGYVLSIIVDGREELSVENSTVIYTFTASRRTPRVSITCMAHITGNPSISQSSTQSLEVHYPPDFTETLCPSTLLLVEGNRPFSCRADGNPEPTVKCYSGEHNISDSGTVTRDMSGLYNCQAANIKGDRWKAVDVTVQYAPSGPIVYVSPNATIQAGNPLNITCEADGFPAPTYSWQIPENAEVTYSPERSSIIILTAAFTHNGTYTCVARNTHGEAQSQQEVTIKPVELSIVLIVGVVVGIVVLLAIAAIIWHTCWKNGRKGFYQLLNPRHRQDHNIPTGSPNNKTTGV